From the genome of Mastomys coucha isolate ucsf_1 unplaced genomic scaffold, UCSF_Mcou_1 pScaffold6, whole genome shotgun sequence, one region includes:
- the Sgpp1 gene encoding sphingosine-1-phosphate phosphatase 1: MSLGQRLALLATRLQEPQRVASFQRLCGVEVPLGSPAAGEDAETEVRGAPGEPRRRGRQPGAEDSPSPAKPDCCGAPNGVRNGLAAEPGPTGPRRAGSLRRNSLTGEEGEPAKVSNLPLYYLFCFGTELGNELFYIIFFPFWIWNLDPFVGRRLVIIWVLVMYLGQCTKDIIRWPRPASPPVIKLEVFYNSEYSMPSTHAMSGTAIPIAMILLTYGRWQYPLIYGLILIPCWSSLVCLSRVYMGMHSILDVIAGFLYTILILIIFYPLVDLIDNFNQTYKYAPLIIIGLHLILGIFSFTLDTWSTSRGDTAEILGSGAGIACGSHTAYNLGLSLDPSLHTLPLAIPPLTVTLFGKAILRVVLGMILVLFIRDIMKKITIPLACKLFGIPCHDIRQARQHMEVELPYRYITYGTVGFSITFLIPYIFSFIGVS, from the exons ATGTCCCTGGGACAGCGGCTGGCTCTGCTGGCCACCCGTCTGCAGGAGCCGCAGCGGGTGGCGAGCTTCCAGCGTCTGTGTGGGGTGGAGGTGCCGCTCGGCAGCCCGGCGGCGGGCGAGGATGCAGAGACCGAGGTTCGCGGAGCCCCGGGAGAACCCCGGCGACGGGGACGGCAGCCGGGCGCTGAGGACAGCCCCAGCCCCGCCAAGCCCGACTGCTGCGGTGCCCCGAACGGCGTGCGCAACGGGCTGGCGGCCGAGCCGGGCCCGACCGGGCCCCGCCGCGCGGGCTCGCTGCGCCGCAACTCGTTGACAGGCGAGGAGGGCGAGCCGGCCAAAGTGAGCAACTTGCCGCTCTACTACCTGTTCTGCTTCGGCACCGAACTGGGCAACGAGCTCTTCTACATCATCTTCTTCCCCTTCTGGATCTGGAATCTCGACCCCTTTGTGGGCCGGAGGCTGGTGATCATCTGGGTGCTGGTCATGTACCTGGGCCAGTGCACCAAGGACATCATCCGCTGGCCGCGGCCGGCCTCGCCGCCCGTCATCAAGCTGGAGGTCTTCTACAACTCGGAATACAGCATGCCATCCACGCATGCCATGTCCGGCACCGCCATCCCCATCGCCATGATCCTGCTCACGTATGGCCGCTGGCAG tatCCTCTTATATATGGGCTGATTCTCATCCCCTGCTGGAGTTCACTAGTTTGCCTAAGTAGAGTCTACATGGGAATGCATTCCATCCTG GACGTCATTGCTGGATTCTTGTATACCATTTTAATCTTAATTATCTTCTACCCATTGGTGGACCTGATTGACAACTTCAACCAAACTTACAAATATGCCCCACTCATCATCATCGGGCTTCACTTAATTTTGGGCATCTTCTCTTTCACCCTTGACACCTGGAGCACATCCCGAGGAGACACAGCTGAGATTCTGGGAagtggtgctgggattgcatgtgGCTCACACACTGCTTATAACCTGGGTCTCTCCTTAGACCCTTCTCTGCACACATTACCCTTAGCTATCCCCCCTCTTACTGTAACTCTGTTTGGAAAAGCCATATTACGAGTTGTCCTAGGAATGATACTTGTACTGTTCATAAGAGATATCATGAAGAAGATCACCATTCCTCTAGCCTGTAAACTCTTTGGTATTCCGTGTCATGACATTCGCCAAGCAAGGCAGCACATGGAGGTGGAGCTGCCCTACCGGTATATTACCTATGGGACAGTTGGTTTCTCCATCACGTTTTTGATCCCttacatattttcctttattgGTGTCTCTTGA